One window from the genome of Brachyspira sp. SAP_772 encodes:
- a CDS encoding DeoR/GlpR family DNA-binding transcription regulator yields MLKVSRYELILEVIKEKRNIKVEELIERLNVSEATIRRDLTFLEKAGKIRRVHGGAILVDTQEESLLYKKEIYSEEKENIGKFAASLVESGSTIYLDAGTSVFAMIKYLAGIENIKVVTNGLSHIEELYNKKIETYLIGGKMKMLTGALVGASAVLSLKSFNFDLAFMGANGIDINGYSTPDSEEALIKNEAASKANKTYFLCDESKLQKKSLVNFYNLEDSYLITNAKEINEEIKSKLKGLYIVN; encoded by the coding sequence ATGCTAAAAGTAAGCAGATATGAGCTAATATTAGAAGTTATAAAAGAGAAAAGAAATATAAAAGTGGAGGAATTAATTGAAAGGCTTAATGTTTCAGAGGCTACAATTAGACGTGATTTAACATTTCTTGAAAAAGCAGGAAAAATAAGAAGAGTTCATGGCGGTGCGATATTAGTTGATACTCAGGAAGAGAGCCTATTATATAAAAAAGAAATATATTCAGAAGAAAAAGAAAATATAGGAAAGTTTGCTGCTTCATTGGTAGAAAGCGGAAGTACTATATATTTAGATGCAGGTACAAGTGTATTTGCTATGATTAAATATTTAGCTGGTATAGAGAACATAAAAGTAGTAACTAATGGGCTTAGCCATATAGAGGAGCTTTATAATAAAAAAATAGAAACTTACCTAATTGGCGGAAAGATGAAAATGCTTACTGGTGCTTTGGTTGGTGCTAGTGCTGTTTTATCTCTAAAAAGTTTTAATTTTGATTTGGCATTTATGGGAGCAAATGGAATAGATATTAACGGATATTCTACTCCTGACAGTGAAGAGGCATTGATAAAAAATGAAGCTGCTTCAAAGGCAAATAAAACTTACTTCTTATGTGATGAATCAAAATTACAAAAAAAGAGCTTGGTTAATTTTTATAATTTGGAAGATTCATACTTAATAACAAATGCTAAAGAGATAAATGAAGAAATAAAAAGCAAATTAAAAGGCTTATATATTGTTAATTAA